The following proteins are co-located in the Sphingopyxis sp. YR583 genome:
- a CDS encoding SDR family NAD(P)-dependent oxidoreductase, with amino-acid sequence MNLQGKTALVTGGGRDIGRSVSIALARAGVRVAINYNSGREAAEDTLKTIKDAGGDAFLIQADVTDSNAVKAMLDEVGIAFSGRLDILVNLAGGMVARKTLSEMDEAFFDQVMTLNLKSVFLVLQAAQPFLGEGSAVVNVSSLAGRDGGGPGASVYATAKGALMTYTRSMAKELGPQGIRVNAVCPGLIGTSFHDIFSKPEGRAATAGNTPLRREGHPDEVADTIVYLASPAASFLAGVCLDINGGLGFS; translated from the coding sequence ATGAACCTCCAGGGGAAAACCGCGCTTGTCACTGGCGGCGGACGCGACATCGGCCGATCGGTCTCGATCGCGCTCGCGCGTGCCGGCGTCCGCGTCGCGATCAACTACAACAGCGGCCGCGAAGCCGCCGAGGACACGCTGAAGACGATCAAGGACGCTGGCGGCGACGCCTTTCTGATCCAGGCCGACGTCACCGACAGCAATGCGGTCAAGGCGATGCTCGACGAAGTCGGCATCGCGTTCAGCGGCCGGCTCGACATTCTCGTCAACCTTGCGGGCGGCATGGTTGCGCGCAAGACGCTCAGCGAAATGGACGAGGCCTTCTTCGATCAGGTTATGACGCTCAATCTGAAGTCGGTCTTCCTCGTCCTCCAAGCGGCGCAGCCCTTCCTCGGCGAAGGATCGGCGGTCGTGAACGTGTCGTCGCTCGCCGGCCGTGACGGTGGCGGTCCGGGCGCGTCGGTCTATGCGACGGCGAAGGGTGCGCTGATGACCTACACCCGCTCGATGGCAAAGGAGCTTGGGCCGCAGGGCATTCGCGTCAACGCCGTCTGCCCGGGCCTGATCGGCACAAGCTTCCACGACATTTTCTCGAAGCCCGAGGGCCGCGCCGCGACCGCGGGCAACACGCCGCTGCGCCGCGAAGGCCATCCCGACGAGGTCGCCGATACGATCGTCTATCTGGCGTCGCCGGCGGCGAGCTTCCTCGCGGGTGTCTGCCTCGACATCAACGGCGGGCTGGGCTTCTCCTGA
- a CDS encoding MFS transporter yields the protein MSNIKGRFRWCVIALIALATVINYIDRNALAVMWPEVSKEIGATKEDYALLVTIFMVFYAFGQSIFGRIFDAIGTRMGFTISIVVWSLSIAAHALVRSMPLLLVLRATLGVSEAGNWPGAAKANALWFPSRERALAQGIFNAGASLGGIISAPLIALLFVQFGWHGTFLLIGVLGFIWLVPWLWFYKADPENHPGLSEEERDYILTGRTEAGRDDSRRVPLGELLRYRQSWGVILSRFFLDPVWWLFVSWLPIYLAETFGFDVKQIGLFAWVPFVGAMLGSLFGGWLSGRIISNGGGVHKARTLTIAIGCAIMLPALLFTIGASEPLSAVLLIACILFGFQMAIGNIQTLPSDYFGGGAVGSLAGISGTAAVAGTLITTWLVPVLTKTSYAPIFALSAAIVPISFLCFWLIGGRVEPVVTQPTNTQE from the coding sequence ATGAGCAATATCAAGGGCCGCTTCCGCTGGTGCGTCATAGCGCTGATCGCGCTCGCCACGGTCATCAATTATATCGACCGTAACGCGCTCGCCGTGATGTGGCCCGAAGTGTCGAAGGAGATCGGCGCCACCAAGGAAGATTATGCGCTACTGGTGACGATCTTCATGGTCTTCTACGCCTTCGGCCAATCGATCTTCGGGCGCATTTTCGACGCGATCGGCACACGGATGGGCTTCACCATTTCGATCGTCGTCTGGTCGCTGTCGATTGCAGCCCATGCATTGGTGCGCTCGATGCCATTGCTCCTCGTCCTGCGCGCAACGCTCGGGGTCAGCGAGGCGGGCAACTGGCCCGGCGCGGCCAAGGCGAACGCCTTGTGGTTCCCATCGCGCGAGCGCGCGCTGGCGCAGGGCATCTTCAACGCCGGCGCATCGCTCGGCGGCATCATCTCGGCGCCGCTGATCGCGCTGCTGTTCGTCCAGTTCGGCTGGCACGGCACCTTCCTGCTGATCGGTGTGCTCGGCTTCATCTGGCTTGTGCCCTGGCTGTGGTTCTACAAGGCCGACCCTGAGAATCATCCGGGGCTCAGCGAGGAAGAGCGCGATTATATTCTGACCGGCCGCACCGAGGCGGGCCGCGACGACAGCCGCCGCGTGCCGCTCGGCGAACTGCTGCGCTATCGCCAGAGCTGGGGCGTGATCCTGTCGCGCTTTTTCCTCGACCCCGTGTGGTGGCTCTTCGTGTCGTGGCTGCCGATCTATCTCGCCGAAACCTTCGGCTTCGACGTCAAGCAGATCGGCCTCTTCGCATGGGTGCCCTTCGTCGGCGCGATGCTCGGCAGCCTGTTCGGTGGCTGGCTTTCGGGGCGGATCATCAGCAACGGCGGCGGGGTCCACAAGGCGCGCACGCTGACGATCGCGATCGGCTGCGCGATCATGCTACCGGCGCTACTGTTCACCATCGGGGCCAGCGAGCCGCTTTCCGCGGTGCTGTTGATCGCCTGCATCCTCTTCGGGTTCCAGATGGCGATCGGAAATATCCAGACGCTACCGAGCGACTATTTCGGTGGCGGCGCCGTCGGCAGCCTTGCCGGGATCAGCGGCACCGCCGCGGTCGCGGGCACGCTGATCACCACCTGGCTTGTCCCGGTGCTCACCAAGACGAGCTATGCCCCGATCTTTGCGCTCAGCGCCGCGATCGTACCGATCTCCTTCCTTTGTTTCTGGCTGATCGGCGGACGCGTCGAACCGGTCGTCACCCAACCCACCAACACCCAAGAATAA
- a CDS encoding heparinase II/III domain-containing protein, translating into MNRTIALLLAAALPVLPVSAQTPPAASAQAFAPLFAAEIERAKAGVEASIRAGINVPVPKDPGGGFTHEQHKRNYRTIFEGGQLFRLTDDVRYRDHVRDLLLAYADLYPKLGPHPAASNQVPGRLFWQSLNDSVFLVNAVQGYAEIRDALPASDRKRIDDQVIRPMAHFLSDGSPEVINRIHNHATWAAAGVGLSGYLLGDRDLVDKALLGLDKSGKAGFLRQLDLLFSPDGYYAEGPYYQRYALQPFVVFAAAIAANDPDRKIFEYRDGIVLKAIRTAIDVTHDGYFLPINDAMPDKSLRTEELYHAVAIAYGATKDPAFLSIADGQRRTVLTPAGQAMAADLAAGKAKPWPFGSRLLSDGPDGKDGALVLLRTKADPTGPLLVAKNTVQGMGHGHFDRLGWLYYDETGAVVTDYGAARFLNVEAKRGGRYLPENDSWASATIAHNALVVDEQSHFAGDWKAGEKSGTRQLAASLEGPTRYAIGEIDSAYKDVKIRRALLLVEVEGLANPLTLDILHGTGSGRHRYDLPLHFSGQIIDSDIAFDRKLAERPVLGKANGYEHLWVDGEGTKAGKARLTWMQGSRFYSYHMLPPAGARFIVAESGANDPEFNLRREPVVIQRVDGAGDATFVSLLEPHGAYDASAETVVASSARVSALQHRKEKGVDIVLVTLFDGRRIALAVAEDVAANAKHSVTIDGRTLAWTGPVGRLDLAKTGAKK; encoded by the coding sequence GTGAACCGGACCATTGCCCTTCTCCTTGCAGCAGCGCTGCCGGTTCTCCCCGTTTCGGCACAGACCCCGCCGGCCGCTTCGGCGCAGGCGTTCGCGCCGCTATTCGCTGCCGAGATCGAGCGCGCAAAGGCGGGCGTTGAGGCGTCGATCCGCGCGGGCATCAATGTGCCCGTGCCGAAGGATCCCGGCGGCGGCTTCACCCACGAGCAGCACAAGCGCAACTACCGCACGATCTTCGAGGGCGGACAGCTTTTCCGCCTGACCGACGACGTTCGTTATCGCGACCATGTTCGCGACCTGCTGCTCGCCTATGCCGACCTTTATCCGAAGCTCGGGCCGCACCCCGCGGCGTCGAACCAGGTTCCCGGCCGCCTATTCTGGCAGAGCCTCAACGACAGCGTGTTCCTCGTGAATGCGGTGCAGGGCTATGCCGAAATTCGCGATGCTTTGCCCGCCTCCGACCGCAAGCGTATCGACGATCAGGTGATCCGCCCGATGGCGCATTTCCTCTCGGACGGGTCGCCCGAGGTGATCAACCGCATTCACAATCATGCGACCTGGGCGGCGGCGGGCGTCGGGCTTTCGGGCTATCTGCTCGGCGACCGTGACCTTGTCGACAAGGCGCTGCTGGGGCTCGACAAGAGCGGCAAGGCGGGCTTCCTACGCCAGCTCGACCTGCTCTTCTCACCCGACGGCTATTATGCCGAGGGCCCCTATTATCAACGCTATGCGCTGCAACCCTTCGTTGTCTTCGCAGCCGCGATCGCGGCGAATGATCCCGATCGCAAGATTTTCGAGTATCGCGACGGCATCGTGCTGAAGGCGATCCGCACCGCGATCGATGTAACGCACGACGGCTATTTCCTGCCGATCAACGATGCGATGCCCGACAAGAGCTTGCGTACCGAGGAACTCTATCACGCCGTCGCGATCGCTTATGGCGCGACGAAGGATCCTGCTTTCCTGTCGATCGCCGACGGGCAGAGGCGCACGGTGCTGACGCCAGCGGGGCAGGCGATGGCGGCCGACCTTGCCGCGGGCAAGGCCAAGCCTTGGCCGTTCGGGTCGCGGCTGCTCTCCGATGGCCCCGATGGCAAAGACGGTGCGCTCGTCCTGCTGCGCACCAAAGCCGATCCGACTGGTCCGCTGCTTGTTGCCAAGAACACGGTGCAGGGCATGGGGCATGGTCATTTCGACCGGCTCGGCTGGCTTTATTATGACGAGACCGGCGCGGTCGTGACCGACTATGGCGCCGCACGCTTCCTGAATGTCGAGGCGAAGCGCGGCGGGCGCTATCTTCCCGAAAATGACAGCTGGGCAAGTGCGACGATTGCGCACAACGCGCTGGTCGTCGATGAGCAAAGCCATTTCGCAGGCGACTGGAAGGCCGGCGAGAAATCCGGAACGCGTCAACTCGCGGCGTCGCTCGAAGGCCCGACGCGCTATGCGATCGGCGAAATCGACAGCGCGTACAAGGATGTCAAAATCCGCCGCGCGCTGCTGCTCGTCGAGGTCGAAGGCCTCGCCAACCCCCTCACGCTCGATATCCTCCACGGGACTGGCAGCGGCAGGCATCGCTATGACCTGCCGCTGCACTTTTCGGGGCAGATCATCGACAGCGACATCGCATTTGATCGCAAGCTTGCCGAACGGCCGGTGCTCGGCAAAGCGAACGGCTATGAGCATCTGTGGGTCGACGGCGAAGGCACCAAGGCCGGGAAGGCGCGGCTGACATGGATGCAGGGCAGTCGCTTCTACAGCTACCATATGCTGCCGCCCGCGGGCGCGCGCTTCATCGTCGCCGAAAGCGGTGCGAACGATCCCGAATTCAACCTGCGCCGCGAGCCCGTGGTGATCCAGCGCGTTGACGGCGCGGGCGATGCGACCTTCGTCAGCCTGCTCGAACCGCACGGCGCCTATGACGCGTCGGCTGAGACGGTAGTCGCGAGCAGCGCGCGTGTGTCGGCGCTCCAACATCGCAAGGAAAAGGGTGTCGATATCGTGCTCGTCACTCTCTTTGACGGGCGTCGGATCGCATTGGCGGTCGCCGAGGATGTTGCGGCGAATGCGAAGCACAGCGTCACCATCGATGGCCGCACCCTTGCATGGACCGGCCCCGTCGGGCGCCTCGACCTCGCCAAAACCGGAGCGAAGAAATGA
- a CDS encoding polysaccharide lyase 6 family protein yields MLVSTAHPALARDMLVSDQAQYKAAVKKALPGDTIILADGEWRDFQIVFTGSGNATKPITLTAQTKGKVLLTGQSNLRIGGQHLLVSGLVFKNGASPTDEVISFRRDSKTLATDTRVTEVVIDGYSKADRRAEDIWVALYGTGNRVDHSHFEGKTNAGVTLAVIRRAGDPLDNRHRIDHNYFGPRPPLGSNGGETIRVGTSEESLSASNSIIERNIFDRTSGEVEIVSIKSGGNIIRENLVLEAQGAFVLRHGNGNLVERNIFLGKGVADTGGVRVINRDQIVRGNYFEGLAGTSFKSAISVMNGVPNSVINRYHQVANARVEGNSIIDSARITLAAGADAERSAAPTGSRFDRNLIVGAKRQDPFRAEGEIGGIAMAGNVEAKVAKPLLGAGVEQREVKLDRAANGLLYPVDPALAAVGAPRDLKPVARAEVGASWYRGDAPEAAFGAGSTRSLAAGASLAEAVAETKAGDTLALATGIYEVAVPLALDHRLTIAGAKDAKPVLRVASQLMQIGGGGGLQLQNLAIDASGAPGEAALIAVGSGVAPNYNITLGDVSVRGPGKGRLDGIAIAPGTFADDVTITNSDFAEMGVVVVATGEQEPKGWYPMERLTITGSRFARVAMVADLLRKGTDESTFGPWFAMTGSSVADSGRDGASLRISGAQHADIVQNNFAKSDGILVIHSVGAPETRIASNAFAATPEPRIEELAWKGPARGQIVGNVMEARP; encoded by the coding sequence ATGTTGGTTTCGACGGCGCATCCGGCGCTGGCGCGCGACATGCTGGTGTCGGACCAAGCCCAATATAAAGCTGCCGTGAAAAAGGCGCTGCCGGGCGACACGATCATCCTCGCCGATGGCGAATGGCGCGATTTCCAGATCGTGTTCACGGGGAGCGGCAACGCGACCAAGCCGATCACGCTGACTGCGCAAACCAAAGGCAAGGTGCTGCTCACCGGGCAGTCGAATCTGCGCATCGGGGGGCAGCATTTGCTCGTTTCGGGCCTCGTCTTCAAAAATGGCGCGAGTCCCACTGACGAGGTGATCAGCTTCCGCCGCGATTCCAAAACGCTCGCGACCGACACGCGCGTGACCGAAGTTGTCATCGACGGTTATAGCAAGGCCGACCGCCGCGCCGAGGATATCTGGGTCGCGCTCTATGGCACCGGCAACCGCGTCGACCATTCGCATTTCGAGGGCAAGACGAATGCGGGCGTGACGCTTGCGGTGATCCGCCGCGCGGGCGACCCGCTCGATAACCGCCACCGCATCGATCACAATTATTTCGGCCCGCGCCCGCCGCTCGGCTCGAATGGCGGCGAGACGATCCGCGTCGGCACCAGCGAGGAATCGCTCTCGGCGTCGAACAGCATCATCGAACGCAATATCTTCGACCGCACCAGCGGCGAGGTCGAGATCGTCTCGATCAAGTCAGGCGGCAATATCATCCGCGAAAATCTGGTGCTCGAAGCGCAGGGTGCCTTTGTGCTTCGCCACGGCAACGGCAATCTCGTCGAGCGCAACATCTTCCTTGGCAAAGGCGTCGCCGACACGGGTGGCGTTCGCGTGATCAATCGCGACCAGATCGTGCGCGGCAATTATTTCGAGGGGCTCGCAGGCACCTCGTTCAAGAGCGCGATCAGCGTGATGAACGGCGTGCCCAATTCGGTGATCAACCGCTACCATCAGGTCGCGAACGCGCGGGTCGAAGGCAACAGCATCATCGATAGCGCGCGCATCACTTTGGCCGCGGGCGCCGACGCCGAACGGTCGGCCGCGCCGACGGGCAGCCGGTTCGATCGCAATTTGATCGTTGGTGCGAAAAGGCAGGACCCGTTCCGCGCCGAGGGCGAAATCGGCGGAATTGCGATGGCGGGCAATGTGGAGGCAAAGGTCGCGAAGCCACTGCTGGGGGCGGGCGTCGAACAGCGCGAGGTGAAGCTCGATCGCGCCGCCAACGGTCTGCTTTACCCGGTCGATCCGGCGCTTGCTGCGGTAGGCGCTCCGCGCGACCTGAAGCCGGTGGCGCGAGCCGAGGTCGGCGCGAGCTGGTATCGCGGCGATGCGCCCGAAGCCGCATTCGGCGCGGGCAGCACGCGGTCGCTCGCTGCGGGCGCCTCGCTCGCGGAAGCAGTGGCCGAGACCAAGGCGGGCGACACGCTCGCGCTCGCGACGGGTATCTACGAAGTCGCGGTGCCGCTCGCGCTGGACCACCGCCTGACCATCGCGGGAGCAAAGGATGCCAAGCCTGTGCTTCGCGTCGCATCGCAGTTGATGCAGATCGGTGGTGGGGGCGGATTACAGCTCCAAAATCTCGCGATCGATGCAAGCGGTGCGCCCGGTGAAGCTGCGCTGATCGCGGTCGGGAGCGGCGTCGCTCCCAACTATAATATAACGCTTGGCGACGTTTCGGTGCGCGGCCCCGGCAAGGGCCGGCTCGACGGCATCGCGATTGCGCCCGGCACCTTCGCCGACGATGTGACCATCACGAACAGCGATTTCGCCGAGATGGGCGTCGTGGTGGTCGCAACCGGCGAACAGGAACCCAAAGGCTGGTATCCGATGGAGCGGCTGACAATCACCGGCAGCCGCTTTGCGCGCGTTGCGATGGTCGCCGACTTGTTGCGCAAGGGCACCGACGAAAGCACCTTCGGTCCGTGGTTTGCGATGACCGGATCGAGCGTCGCCGATAGCGGGCGCGATGGCGCGTCGCTGCGCATCTCGGGCGCCCAGCACGCCGATATTGTACAGAACAACTTTGCGAAGTCGGACGGCATCCTCGTCATTCATTCGGTCGGCGCCCCCGAAACGCGGATCGCGTCGAACGCCTTTGCCGCGACTCCCGAACCGCGGATCGAGGAACTGGCATGGAAAGGCCCCGCACGCGGTCAGATCGTCGGCAACGTCATGGAGGCGCGCCCGTGA